In Terriglobia bacterium, the genomic window AGCATCAGTGCGTGGTTGGCATCAAGTAAAATGCTAAATATTTAGCATCATGTGGGTTTCATTCGTGCGCACGGTCAATGTTCCCCTCCTAAGTTAGGAGGGGAAGCGTGGCGAAGCCGCGCGGGGGTGGTCCGTTCAAAGATGCGCAGCCTCCTTATAGATATTCGCGAAGCGCTCCTTATTCGTAATCGGTGCGCTTCGCGGCCATCCATAAGAAGCGCGCTAACGCACGGACTTTGAACAGACCGCCCCAGCCCTCGCTACGCGAGGGCATCCCCGCCTAACTTAGGCGGGGAATGGAAGCGCTAATTTGGACATTGTGTTTTCCAATCCGTTCACCTCTTCTATGGACCGCGCCTACAACGGCGGAATTGGTGCCCTGCGTGCAAATCCCAAAATATGAGACCCATTTCGATCATCGGTATCGTCCTTATTATTCTTGGTGTCATTGCCCTGGCTTCCGAAGGCATCACCTATACAAAAACGGACAAAGTCATTGATATCGGGCCCATTCAGGCGACGGCGCAACATCGGAAGACCATTCCGATATCCCCTGTCGCCGGAGGCGCTGCGGTCGCCGCCGGTGTCGTGCTGGTGATCGTAGGTTCCAAGCGGCAGTAAAGCGCTTCTATTTACCTGCCTGACAGATGATTTTCCCCTCACGAATCGTGTATCTGACGTCCGTCAGCGCCGAAAGACTTCCCTCAGGGTCACCGTTCAAAACGGCGAGATCCGCCTGCAAACCTGCGGCAACCCTGCCCAACTCGCGCGCTTTGCCGAAACGCTCAGCAGGCGCGGTGGTCAGTGAGGCGAGGATCTGCTGGAAGCTCATCCCCGCCTGAGCCATCAAGCCATACTCCTCGATTGGATCCGGATCGACGGCACCGAGATCCGTACCGAAAAGGACCGTACCATGGTTCGCAATCCATGCTTGCAGCTGTCCCACTTCCGTATCCACGACCTTGTCCTGCGCGGATTTGCGGTCGTGCCGCGCATACCATTTCCAGATCCAGAGTGTCGGAGTCATCGCTGCGTGACTTCCTTTGATCATCGCCAACAGCGTTTCATCCCATGGACCCGAATGCGGCGTCGTGTGAGCAATGACATCGACGCCCGCGCGCAGCGCGGAGAGAACATCCGCTCCAGTATTGGGATGAACAAAGACGGGCCTGCCGGCCTGGTGCGCTTCACGGACCACAGCCTCGATCGTGCCCTGCGACAGAAAAGATTTCGAAGGAGCCGAGGCAAACAATTTGATCCCGTCCACACCCGCATTCAGAAGCTTTCCTGCGGCTTCGACGGCTTGATGCGCATCCGCCACTTGAGGCGCCGCGGAATTCATCCATCCCATGGCACGCAAGATGATGTCGGGCGGCAGACCCGGGTCGGCAGGAAGCAAACCCAGCCCGGTCGAGTAAATTCTCGGCCCGGGCACCTCGCCGGATTCGATTCGATCGCGTAACAGCCTGGTGTTGTCCCAGGGAGACGAAAGATCGAAGGCATTCGTGAAGCCGTATCGCGTGAGCATGTCCTGGAGTTGCCGGCCTAACTCGCCGGCAGGAATACTCGCGGCATCGGCCCATTTTCTCTCCATGAAATGGACGTGGCTGTTCCAGAAACCCGCAGTAACGGTGCAGCCTGCGCAATCGATTACCTGCGCATCCGGCGGAATCCGGACCTGCCCCTTTGTGCCCACTTTTGCGATCTTTCCGCCGGCCACGAGTACGACGCCGTTTCGGATCGGATCGTGGGTGGGATCGACGTAAATCGTTCCGCCTGTAAGCGCCAGGCGGTCAGGCTGTGGTGACGCTGTTCTCATGCCTCAGCCTTTGCCGGGGAACTCGCGCGTCATCTCGATCATCGTCCGCCTGAATCCGAGACGGGAAAACAAACGTTGTGCGCCGGTGTTCTGCTCCGCAGTCGACAGGATGACCCGCGGCGCTCCTTGTTCACGAAGCCATTCGCTTGCCGTTTCAATCAGCGCGGCACCGATGCCGCCATGCCGGCACGACGCGTCGACCACAACATCGTGGATGAATCCCGCCTCGTCTCGAAGCTCCTTCCAGCTTTCCGGCTCCATCTCCGCATAGACGTAGCCAAGAATCGCCTGATCTCTTTCAGCCACAAAAACGACGGCTCCGGGCTCTTTCATCCTGTGGCCGAGAAACCAGGCATAACCTTCTTCAAGCCCGGACATCGGCGCCTTGAATCGTTGCCGGTCGAAGTCAAAATGAGTTTTTACGAGGACGGCGCCGAGACGACCCAGAGTCGGCAGGTCGGAGGCATTCGCAAGCCGGATCGTGAAGTTCTGCATGAGTGCGTTATACCGCAAAATGCAAGTTCAGGCGTATTCCCTCAACAACTCTTTCACTTCGGCATCGGTCGTCTGGCCGAAATCTTCATACCATCGTCCGACGGAATAGAACGGCTCGGGCGTCGCCGCGCAGACGACTTCGTCCGCTTCGCCCTTAATAACGGCATAGGTTTCGGCAGCGGCAACCGGCACGGCGACAATGATTCGGGCAGGATCCTGCAGCCGGAGAGCAGCCACGGCGGCCCGCATCGACGCGCCTGTCGCGAGTCCGTCATCCACAACAAAAACGCTGTGGCCCGAAACGTTCAGAGGCGGTCTCTCGCCCCGATAGAGTTCTTCCCTTCGTGTAAGCTCCACGCGCTCATGAAGCGTCACGGCGTCGATGACGCCGGGGGAAATTCTCAACTCCTGAATCACGGCATCGTTCAGAATGCGGACCCCGCCGCTGGCGATCGCACCCATGGCCAGCTCTTCCTGGCCGGGCACACCCAGCTTGCGCACGATGAACACATCGAGCGGTGCATTGAGACCGCGCGCCACCTCGTAAGCCACAGGAACGCCGCCACGCGGCAGGCCGAGCACAAGAATGCCCGGCTGATTCTCATATGCCGCCAGCATACGAGCCAGGACGCGGCCGGCTACAAAACGATTGGGAAACCTGTCCATACTTACAGACTACAACTACGGGCATGGTATCGGATGTGCAGCATATTTTTAGAGGTACCAGTCAGGAGGGGTTAGCGCATGAAAATAAGTGAACTCATGACACGGAACGTCAAATGCATCTCGCCGTCGCTGCCCATTTCGATCGCATCCGAGATGATGCGGGACGACGATATCGGCTTTCTGCCCGTCTGCGAACACGACAAGGTCGTCGGAACGGTCACCGATCGCGACATCACAATCCGATCCGTTGCTCAAGGACGCGATCCCCGTCTTGCTCCAGTCAACGAGATTATGAGCGTAACCGTCTTCCATTGTTACGAAGACGAAGACGTGGAGACCGTTGCTCAGGCAATGCAGGACGATGCTGTGCGCCGGATGCTGATATTCGATCGCAATGAACAGCTGGCCGGCGTCGTGTCGCTTGGCGACATCGCAAAAATTTCCAGCGACCCTACACTCGCGGGCGAGACGCTGGGAGAAATTGCCGACGCGGCCTGATGAAGGGAATAGCGGCCGAAAGGCACACAGCCGCGTGTGCCTTTTTGTGACCGTTTTCTATCTTGAAGGAACCGAGAACCGCAAACCGCGAGCCTGATTTTCCTTCTGTGTTGCGTCCAGGTCGAGGTCGGAGAGAGGAATCTTCGACGAGTGTTTATCATCCAGGACCCAAAATGTCTGCCCGATGATCGCGTAATTCTGGATTTCCAGGCGATGACCGTCGCGGAACACCAGAACCACCGGCATCGACGCCGATGTGGACGGCGCCTGGGATGCCGCCTGTTGCTGGCGCAGCTGTTCGACTTCCTGCGTCAGCCTACCAACCTGATATGAAAGATCGGAATCGCTCTGGCCTGAAGGCTGCACATCTCCGGGGCCTGGAACATAGACCGGCTGCTGCTCCGAATAGGCCGGTTCCACATAGCCCGGACCGGCTCCGTATCCATAATAAGGAGAGTAGGCGTCATATGGAGGGTAATAGCCATATCCGTATCCGTAACCATAGATCGGCGCGACAACGACGGGCCGGGCTGGTCTGACGGGTCTGATCACCGGGCGCGAATTGATGATCGGAGCGCGGCCAAAACCGGTTACCGGAGCGCTCCTGAATGGTGCAACCGGACCAAACGATCCCGAAGGCCGCGACGCGACGCTACCGCCGCTATGCGCCGCCCCTCCTCCGCGGTGTTGCGCCTGAAGGGAAACCGGAGCTATGAAGGACGCAAGGGCCAATACGAGCAAAAGAACGCCAAAAGCCCGAGCCATGTTCGTGCCCTCCTTTAACTCCATAATACTCCTTGCGTCCCATCTGCGTAATCCGCGTCATCTGCGGCTAAAACAAATTTTGCCGGAGCCGTATCTTCAATATTTCAGGAGTGAAACGACATCGTACCCCTTGAGACGATCGCGGCCCTTCAGTCCATCGAGTTCAATCACGAAACTGAGGGCAGCCACCAGGCCTCCAAGCTTTTCGACCAGGCGTGCGCTTGCCAGCGCCGTCCCGCCGGTGGCCAGCAGATCGTCGGCGATGACCACCCGCGTGCCGGGCTTTACCGCATCCTTGTGAATTTCCAGCGTATCCATACCGTACTCGAGTTCGTAACTGATGCGTTCGGTATCCGCCGGAAGTTTATTCGGTTTTCGAACCGGGACAAAACCGGCGCCGAGGTTGTAGGCCAGGGCGGGAGCGAAGATGAAGCCGCGCGCCTCGATCCCCAGCACAACGTCGGGCTTCAACGGGCGAACCTGTTCGGTCAAGGCATCAATGGTTTGCCTGAAGCCGGTTTTGTCTTTAAGCAGCGTCGTGATGTCATAAAAGAGGATGCCCTTCTTTGGAAAATCAGGAACCTCGCGAATCATTTTCTTCAATTCGTTCATCGTCAACCTCGAATAAGAAAGGATGAATAGGTCCCGGACACCGGCACATCCTTTTCGATAATTTCGCTAACCTGCGACATGCGAGGACCTCGCTCGAGCTCCAGCCGGAAGAGGCCGAGAGTGACGTCGTCGGCCTCTGCGTGAACTTCGACGTCACCCGAAGGCAGGTTCCGGACGAAGCCCCTCACGCCAAGGCGCTCGGCAACTCCCTTTGTGAAATAACGGTAACCGACTCCCTGTACGCCGCCGCGAACCACATAACGCTTCGCTCGCATCGCGCTTGGATTGTAACCGTTTATCCGGCGATTTGAAGCATCCGGTTCAAGGCGAGACGGGCATCGGCAGCGACGTCTGAGTCGACTTTGATCTGATTGACAACGCGGCCCTCGGCAAGATTCTCGAGAGCCCACAACAGATGCTGCGGGTCAATGCGGAACATGGTGGAGCAGAGGCATCCGCAATCATCGAGAGGAATGACAAAGCGGTCCGGGTTTTCTTTCATCAGGCGGTTGACGAGGTGGATTTCCGTGCCGACAGCCCATTTCGTTCCGGCGGGCGACTGAGCCAGACATTTAATAATGTGTTCCGTCGAGCCGGCGTCGTCCGAAAGCTGAACGACTTCAAATCGGCACTCGGGGTGCGAAATCACACGGATCCCCGGAAACCGCGAACGGACTTGCGCCACGTGCTGCGGTAAAAACCGCTGGTGAACCGAGCAGTGCCCCTTCCAGAGAACGACGCGGCTGCTATTCAGTACTTCCGCCGTGTTGCCGCCGAGTTCTTCGTACGGATCCCAAACCGGCATCTCTTCGAGATGAAGGCCGAGCGCGTGGCCCGTATTGCGGCCAAGGTGCTGGTCCGGCAGGAAAAGAATGCGATCACCACGCTCGAGCGCCCAACGCATGACAGCAGGAGCGTTCGACGACGTGCACACGGCG contains:
- a CDS encoding DUF3185 domain-containing protein, whose protein sequence is MRPISIIGIVLIILGVIALASEGITYTKTDKVIDIGPIQATAQHRKTIPISPVAGGAAVAAGVVLVIVGSKRQ
- a CDS encoding amidohydrolase family protein yields the protein MRTASPQPDRLALTGGTIYVDPTHDPIRNGVVLVAGGKIAKVGTKGQVRIPPDAQVIDCAGCTVTAGFWNSHVHFMERKWADAASIPAGELGRQLQDMLTRYGFTNAFDLSSPWDNTRLLRDRIESGEVPGPRIYSTGLGLLPADPGLPPDIILRAMGWMNSAAPQVADAHQAVEAAGKLLNAGVDGIKLFASAPSKSFLSQGTIEAVVREAHQAGRPVFVHPNTGADVLSALRAGVDVIAHTTPHSGPWDETLLAMIKGSHAAMTPTLWIWKWYARHDRKSAQDKVVDTEVGQLQAWIANHGTVLFGTDLGAVDPDPIEEYGLMAQAGMSFQQILASLTTAPAERFGKARELGRVAAGLQADLAVLNGDPEGSLSALTDVRYTIREGKIICQAGK
- a CDS encoding GNAT family N-acetyltransferase, yielding MQNFTIRLANASDLPTLGRLGAVLVKTHFDFDRQRFKAPMSGLEEGYAWFLGHRMKEPGAVVFVAERDQAILGYVYAEMEPESWKELRDEAGFIHDVVVDASCRHGGIGAALIETASEWLREQGAPRVILSTAEQNTGAQRLFSRLGFRRTMIEMTREFPGKG
- a CDS encoding phosphoribosyltransferase; this encodes MDRFPNRFVAGRVLARMLAAYENQPGILVLGLPRGGVPVAYEVARGLNAPLDVFIVRKLGVPGQEELAMGAIASGGVRILNDAVIQELRISPGVIDAVTLHERVELTRREELYRGERPPLNVSGHSVFVVDDGLATGASMRAAVAALRLQDPARIIVAVPVAAAETYAVIKGEADEVVCAATPEPFYSVGRWYEDFGQTTDAEVKELLREYA
- a CDS encoding CBS domain-containing protein, which translates into the protein MKISELMTRNVKCISPSLPISIASEMMRDDDIGFLPVCEHDKVVGTVTDRDITIRSVAQGRDPRLAPVNEIMSVTVFHCYEDEDVETVAQAMQDDAVRRMLIFDRNEQLAGVVSLGDIAKISSDPTLAGETLGEIADAA
- a CDS encoding adenine phosphoribosyltransferase, coding for MNELKKMIREVPDFPKKGILFYDITTLLKDKTGFRQTIDALTEQVRPLKPDVVLGIEARGFIFAPALAYNLGAGFVPVRKPNKLPADTERISYELEYGMDTLEIHKDAVKPGTRVVIADDLLATGGTALASARLVEKLGGLVAALSFVIELDGLKGRDRLKGYDVVSLLKY
- a CDS encoding acylphosphatase — encoded protein: MRAKRYVVRGGVQGVGYRYFTKGVAERLGVRGFVRNLPSGDVEVHAEADDVTLGLFRLELERGPRMSQVSEIIEKDVPVSGTYSSFLIRG
- the nadA gene encoding quinolinate synthase NadA codes for the protein MLQTILPERLAQLNDTEVDDRIRAAREKLGRRLVILGHHYQRDEVIKFADLRGDSFKLAEWASSRKDAEYIVFCGVHFMAESADILSAEYQKVVLPDLSAGCSMADMAALDQVETCWDDLSRVTSGRVIPITYMNSTASIKAFCGRHGGAVCTSSNAPAVMRWALERGDRILFLPDQHLGRNTGHALGLHLEEMPVWDPYEELGGNTAEVLNSSRVVLWKGHCSVHQRFLPQHVAQVRSRFPGIRVISHPECRFEVVQLSDDAGSTEHIIKCLAQSPAGTKWAVGTEIHLVNRLMKENPDRFVIPLDDCGCLCSTMFRIDPQHLLWALENLAEGRVVNQIKVDSDVAADARLALNRMLQIAG